The following proteins come from a genomic window of Corallococcus sp. NCRR:
- a CDS encoding sigma factor-like helix-turn-helix DNA-binding protein, with translation MLASILERCAAAWPGLQLEPGPFVAHLGRHTASGEPLAQALSALHCEDLYLALAALDGQRAALDALESAVLVPAGRAVRRVENSDAFVDEVLQLTRLRLLVEEGGRAPRLTEYAGRGPLRRWTEAVALGIALALKRKPERSTPLDDALIAADLGAADPELEHIRHRYRPAFRAAFVEALASLSPRDRNLLRMGLVQGLGVESLGALHQVHASTVSRWMAKAREALLVHTRQGLARRLALNTSQLDSLLRVLDGSLELSLASLLKEG, from the coding sequence ATGCTGGCCTCCATCCTGGAGCGCTGTGCGGCGGCGTGGCCCGGCCTCCAGTTGGAGCCTGGACCCTTCGTCGCGCACCTGGGCCGGCATACGGCCTCGGGTGAGCCGCTCGCGCAGGCCCTGTCCGCGCTGCACTGTGAAGACCTGTACCTGGCGCTCGCGGCGCTGGATGGACAGCGGGCCGCGCTGGATGCGCTGGAGTCGGCCGTGCTGGTGCCGGCGGGGCGAGCGGTGCGCCGCGTGGAGAACTCGGACGCGTTCGTGGACGAGGTGCTCCAGCTCACGCGCTTGCGGCTCCTGGTGGAGGAGGGCGGCCGTGCGCCGCGCCTCACGGAGTACGCGGGCCGGGGACCCCTGCGGCGGTGGACGGAGGCCGTGGCGCTGGGCATCGCGCTGGCGCTCAAGCGCAAGCCGGAGCGGAGCACGCCGCTGGATGACGCGCTCATCGCCGCGGACCTGGGCGCGGCGGATCCGGAGCTGGAGCACATCCGCCACCGCTACCGTCCCGCCTTCCGCGCCGCCTTCGTGGAGGCGCTGGCCTCGCTCTCGCCGCGCGACCGCAACCTGCTGCGCATGGGCCTGGTGCAGGGCCTGGGCGTGGAGTCGCTGGGGGCGCTGCACCAGGTGCATGCCTCCACGGTGTCGCGGTGGATGGCGAAGGCACGCGAGGCGCTCCTGGTGCACACGCGTCAGGGCCTGGCCCGGCGGCTCGCGCTCAACACCTCCCAGTTGGACAGTCTGCTGCGCGTGCTCGACGGCAGCCTGGAGCTCAGCCTCGCGTCCCTGCTGAAGGAAGGGTGA
- a CDS encoding NADPH-dependent F420 reductase: MKIGIIGAGFIGGALVRHWTKLGHEVSIANSRGPDTLRDLAKETGAKAVTVEEAAKAGEVVVVTIPQKAVPDLPKGLFANVPKDVVVIDTGNYYPVRDGSIPELEKGTVESEWVSKLLGRPVIKAFNNIYAQSLAEKGKPKGTPGRVALPVAGDPPEHRAKVLKLVEELGFDAIDAGGLADSWRQQPGTPVYTHDFDAPGVKKALAEAERSRLPEYRKQADDSLRAYFASQK; the protein is encoded by the coding sequence ATGAAGATCGGAATCATTGGCGCGGGGTTCATTGGCGGAGCACTGGTGCGGCACTGGACAAAGCTGGGCCATGAAGTGTCCATCGCGAACTCACGCGGGCCGGACACCCTGCGTGACCTGGCGAAGGAGACGGGCGCGAAGGCCGTCACGGTCGAAGAGGCGGCGAAGGCGGGCGAGGTCGTCGTCGTGACCATCCCCCAGAAGGCCGTGCCGGACCTGCCCAAGGGCCTCTTCGCGAACGTGCCCAAGGACGTCGTGGTCATCGACACGGGCAACTACTACCCCGTGCGCGACGGCAGCATCCCGGAGCTGGAGAAGGGCACCGTGGAGAGTGAGTGGGTCTCGAAGCTCCTCGGCCGTCCGGTCATCAAGGCCTTCAACAACATCTACGCCCAGAGCCTCGCGGAGAAGGGCAAGCCCAAGGGCACGCCCGGACGCGTGGCGCTGCCGGTCGCGGGGGATCCGCCCGAGCACCGCGCGAAGGTGCTCAAGCTGGTGGAGGAACTGGGCTTCGACGCCATCGACGCGGGCGGCCTCGCCGACTCCTGGCGCCAGCAGCCCGGCACCCCCGTCTACACCCACGACTTCGACGCGCCGGGCGTGAAGAAGGCCCTCGCCGAGGCGGAGCGCAGCCGCCTGCCGGAGTACCGCAAGCAGGCCGACGACTCGCTGCGGGCGTACTTCGCGTCGCAGAAGTAG
- a CDS encoding 2'-5' RNA ligase family protein produces the protein MAALSEAPLLVTVELEPEAFARLDGLRRRYFPPERNLIPAHVSLFHHLPAQEQDAVEAALEVVTERPAPGLRFTKLRSLGRGMAVDVDAPGLVPVHRELSRAYVEWLTPQDRQPFRPHVTLMNKATVEEAKAALVELGAEWAAFDSHGPALLLWRYLGGPWESVRRFPFTGRAG, from the coding sequence ATGGCCGCCCTCTCCGAAGCCCCGCTGCTCGTCACCGTCGAACTGGAGCCGGAAGCGTTCGCGCGCCTGGACGGCCTGCGCCGCCGCTACTTCCCGCCCGAGCGAAACCTCATCCCGGCGCACGTCTCCCTCTTCCACCACCTGCCCGCGCAGGAGCAGGACGCCGTGGAGGCCGCGCTCGAGGTCGTCACCGAGCGACCCGCGCCGGGCTTGCGCTTCACGAAGTTGCGGAGCCTGGGACGCGGCATGGCGGTGGACGTAGATGCGCCCGGCCTCGTGCCCGTGCACCGCGAGCTGTCCCGCGCCTACGTGGAGTGGCTCACGCCGCAGGACCGTCAGCCCTTCCGGCCCCACGTCACGCTGATGAACAAGGCCACCGTGGAGGAGGCGAAGGCCGCGCTCGTGGAACTGGGCGCGGAATGGGCCGCCTTCGACTCGCACGGCCCCGCGCTGCTGCTCTGGCGCTACCTCGGCGGCCCGTGGGAGTCCGTGCGCCGCTTCCCGTTCACGGGCCGCGCTGGATGA
- a CDS encoding glutathione S-transferase C-terminal domain-containing protein: MRILVGLTSSGWTEKARWALDHHRVAYRYQDYVPLIQERWLRKQVAPGVKPSVPLLVDPPNPATHGSFSIAKHAEAVGQGRPLFPAAQADAITAWNDTSEHVLDLARAYAMPRMLTNARAQAEMLPKFIPGWLRPVFAPSARLGMRFVVKKHQVADTSPEAIEAAVAPSYEKLRAALGGRPYLLGEGLTYADITAAVMLVLLVPPADRHLPMGAGTREVWTHPGLAARFPDLLAWRDALYDKHRRT, from the coding sequence ATGCGAATCCTCGTCGGACTGACCTCGTCGGGCTGGACGGAGAAGGCCCGGTGGGCGTTGGACCACCACCGCGTCGCCTACCGCTACCAGGACTACGTCCCCCTCATCCAGGAGCGCTGGCTGCGCAAGCAGGTGGCGCCCGGCGTGAAGCCCTCCGTGCCGCTGCTCGTGGATCCGCCCAACCCGGCCACGCACGGCTCGTTCTCCATCGCGAAGCACGCGGAAGCCGTGGGGCAGGGCCGCCCGCTCTTCCCGGCCGCGCAGGCGGACGCCATCACCGCGTGGAACGACACCAGCGAACACGTGCTGGACCTGGCGCGCGCCTACGCCATGCCGCGCATGCTGACGAACGCCCGCGCCCAGGCGGAGATGCTGCCGAAGTTCATCCCCGGCTGGCTGCGCCCGGTGTTCGCGCCCTCCGCGCGCCTGGGCATGCGCTTCGTGGTGAAGAAGCACCAGGTGGCGGACACCTCGCCGGAGGCCATTGAGGCCGCCGTGGCCCCCTCCTACGAGAAGCTGCGCGCCGCGCTGGGCGGCCGGCCCTACTTGCTGGGCGAGGGCCTCACCTACGCGGACATCACCGCCGCGGTGATGCTCGTGCTCCTGGTGCCGCCCGCGGACCGGCACCTGCCCATGGGGGCGGGCACGCGCGAGGTGTGGACCCATCCGGGGCTCGCCGCCCGCTTCCCGGACCTGCTCGCGTGGCGCGACGCGCTCTACGACAAGCACCGCCGCACCTGA
- a CDS encoding serine/threonine-protein kinase → MPESTPHLDEVELLDLADGIPSQSLRERAETHLDACASCREALADFLRVRAVPAPDVHAARTAVMLSEPLTRSVKPRIPQVAQGTLLGRYVVLDRLGAGGMGVVHAAYDPSLDRRIGLKLLRAPPATGNSQGQTEQLLREAQAAARTRHPHVVAVHDVGTFGDVVFIAMELVDGGTLRQHLREAPRPWREVVRLYLQAGRGLAAAHAAGVVHRDFKPDNVLVDKEGRARVTDFGLARLESAEEAAAALGPGRTASPKGAAEDAVSAKGVPGEALSPKGTAEDAVSAKGTPDEALSPKGVPGEALSPKAVPAEVGSPRGAPRVTSVAGTPGYIAPEVLTGAPADARSDQYAFCVSLYEGLHGRRPAAPDAGGPVNLGALPRAVHALLVRGLSPEPGARHPSMRVLLDALERAAFPRISAKVATAGVGVGLAVVAATVFALRGPSPCADEPSRLASVWDADRGAALLKAFQATGAPGAVAAHEATARALDAYASAWHHGRREACEATRGRGGQSEAVMDLRMNCLERRRRELGALTDVLLATDKDRVPAAPETVQALSPLSRCADVEALSQPVPPPERPEVAARVKAVFAKLDDARARLNADRWQEAVDRVAPLVTEAEALGYKPLLGEALLIQGEARAFLRDEAAASTLRRAMLASLAGRDDLHATEAVVHQVFIDGEVAQRPELAKVHAEEAQALLERSGGNLEMQARLLTFQASSLVQQSRPADALPLLEQSLTLQERLSGGDSPRVARELLLKATALRQMGRSEESLAAGARAQALLEKAYGPDHPKVAMVLNNRGSTLVGMGRYQEAQAAFQESLIRYERMYGPGQPLRYVTGLRANLGAVAFTMGRYDEAERLQREALKLYQEQFPPGSPYRVRTGNNLSLVLTNQGRMQEALKLLQEMEAEREAATVDGRKDPVFATTQMLSTEVHLRMGQPDRAVASAKRAVALLREMGAEGQLVDALRNLTGALTRAEHFTEAWRTGQEALALHHKLAGADAAPPPDLGQVLGELSMERGDAAGACQWLNDALAQWEKTEATPLELAVIRFTLARALRMAHREPERTRALVTAARDAVLPTSEPRLLKLSELDAFLRAP, encoded by the coding sequence ATGCCCGAGTCCACTCCCCACCTCGACGAGGTCGAGCTGCTCGACCTCGCGGACGGCATCCCGTCACAGTCCCTGCGCGAGCGCGCGGAAACCCACCTGGACGCCTGCGCGTCCTGTCGCGAAGCTCTGGCGGACTTTTTGCGCGTGCGCGCCGTGCCCGCGCCGGACGTGCACGCCGCGCGCACCGCGGTGATGCTGTCGGAGCCGCTGACCCGCTCCGTCAAGCCTCGCATCCCCCAGGTGGCGCAGGGGACGCTTCTGGGGCGCTACGTGGTGCTGGATCGGCTGGGCGCGGGAGGCATGGGCGTCGTCCATGCGGCGTATGACCCCAGCCTCGACCGGCGCATTGGCCTGAAGCTGCTGCGCGCGCCGCCCGCCACGGGGAACTCGCAGGGCCAGACGGAGCAGCTCTTGCGCGAGGCCCAGGCCGCCGCGCGCACCCGCCACCCGCATGTCGTCGCGGTGCACGACGTGGGGACGTTCGGGGACGTGGTCTTCATCGCGATGGAGCTGGTGGACGGCGGCACGCTGCGCCAGCACCTGCGCGAGGCCCCCCGGCCGTGGCGTGAGGTCGTGCGGCTGTATCTCCAAGCGGGCAGGGGGCTCGCGGCGGCGCACGCGGCGGGCGTGGTGCACCGGGACTTCAAGCCGGACAACGTGCTCGTGGACAAGGAGGGCCGCGCCCGCGTGACGGACTTCGGCCTGGCCCGCCTGGAATCCGCCGAGGAAGCCGCCGCCGCGCTGGGGCCCGGCAGGACCGCGTCGCCGAAGGGCGCCGCGGAAGATGCCGTGTCCGCGAAGGGCGTTCCGGGCGAGGCCTTGTCGCCAAAGGGCACCGCGGAAGATGCCGTGTCCGCGAAGGGCACCCCGGATGAGGCCTTGTCGCCGAAGGGCGTCCCGGGCGAGGCCTTGTCGCCGAAGGCCGTCCCGGCGGAGGTCGGCTCTCCGAGGGGGGCCCCGCGGGTCACCAGTGTCGCGGGCACGCCGGGATACATCGCGCCGGAGGTGCTCACGGGCGCCCCCGCGGACGCGCGGTCGGATCAGTACGCCTTCTGCGTCTCGTTGTACGAAGGGCTGCACGGCCGGCGCCCCGCCGCTCCGGACGCGGGCGGCCCGGTGAACCTGGGAGCTCTCCCTCGCGCCGTGCACGCGCTCCTCGTGCGCGGGCTGTCGCCGGAGCCGGGCGCCCGCCATCCCTCCATGAGGGTCCTGCTCGACGCGCTGGAGCGGGCGGCCTTCCCGCGCATCAGTGCGAAGGTCGCGACCGCTGGAGTGGGCGTGGGTCTGGCCGTGGTCGCGGCCACGGTGTTCGCGCTGAGGGGCCCTTCTCCCTGCGCGGATGAGCCGTCGCGGCTCGCCAGCGTCTGGGACGCGGACCGCGGCGCGGCGCTGCTCAAGGCCTTCCAGGCCACGGGCGCGCCGGGCGCGGTGGCCGCGCACGAGGCCACGGCCCGCGCGTTGGATGCGTACGCCTCCGCCTGGCATCATGGCCGCCGCGAGGCGTGCGAAGCCACGCGGGGACGCGGCGGCCAGTCAGAAGCCGTGATGGACCTGCGCATGAACTGCCTGGAGCGCCGCCGCCGCGAACTGGGCGCGCTCACGGACGTGCTGCTCGCCACGGACAAGGACCGTGTCCCCGCCGCTCCGGAAACGGTGCAGGCCCTGAGCCCGCTGTCGCGCTGCGCGGATGTGGAGGCGCTTTCGCAGCCAGTGCCCCCGCCAGAGCGGCCGGAGGTCGCCGCGCGGGTGAAGGCCGTGTTCGCGAAGCTGGACGACGCTCGCGCCCGGCTCAACGCGGACCGCTGGCAGGAGGCCGTGGACCGCGTGGCGCCCCTGGTCACCGAGGCGGAGGCGCTGGGCTACAAGCCGCTGCTGGGCGAGGCGCTGCTCATCCAGGGAGAAGCCCGCGCCTTCCTGCGCGACGAGGCCGCCGCCTCGACGTTGCGCCGCGCGATGCTGGCGTCGCTCGCGGGCCGTGACGACCTGCATGCCACCGAGGCCGTGGTGCATCAGGTGTTCATCGACGGGGAAGTCGCCCAGCGTCCGGAGCTGGCGAAGGTCCACGCGGAGGAGGCCCAGGCGCTCCTGGAGCGCTCTGGCGGCAATCTGGAAATGCAGGCCCGGCTGCTGACGTTCCAGGCCTCGTCGCTCGTGCAGCAGTCCCGGCCCGCGGACGCGCTTCCGCTCCTTGAGCAGTCCCTGACCCTCCAGGAGCGGCTGTCCGGCGGCGACTCGCCCCGCGTCGCGCGCGAGCTGTTGCTCAAGGCCACGGCGCTTCGCCAGATGGGGCGGTCCGAAGAGTCCCTCGCGGCCGGTGCGCGGGCCCAGGCGTTGCTGGAGAAGGCCTACGGTCCGGACCACCCGAAGGTCGCGATGGTGCTCAACAACCGCGGCTCCACGCTCGTCGGCATGGGCCGCTACCAGGAGGCGCAGGCTGCCTTCCAGGAGAGCCTCATCCGCTACGAGCGCATGTACGGGCCCGGCCAGCCGTTGCGCTACGTCACCGGCCTGCGCGCCAACCTGGGCGCGGTGGCCTTCACCATGGGCCGCTACGACGAGGCCGAGCGCCTGCAACGCGAGGCCCTGAAGCTCTACCAGGAGCAGTTCCCGCCGGGCTCCCCCTACCGCGTCCGCACGGGCAACAACCTGTCGCTGGTCCTCACGAACCAGGGCCGCATGCAGGAGGCGCTCAAGCTCCTCCAGGAAATGGAGGCGGAGCGCGAGGCTGCCACCGTGGACGGCCGCAAGGATCCGGTGTTCGCCACGACGCAGATGCTCTCCACGGAGGTGCACCTGCGCATGGGCCAGCCCGACCGCGCCGTTGCCTCCGCGAAGCGCGCGGTGGCGCTGCTGCGCGAGATGGGCGCGGAGGGCCAGTTGGTGGATGCCCTGCGCAACCTGACCGGCGCGCTCACCCGCGCGGAGCACTTCACCGAGGCCTGGCGCACGGGACAGGAGGCGCTCGCGCTGCACCACAAGCTCGCCGGCGCGGACGCGGCGCCCCCGCCGGACCTGGGCCAGGTGTTGGGCGAGTTGTCGATGGAGCGCGGCGACGCCGCGGGCGCCTGCCAGTGGTTGAACGACGCGCTGGCGCAGTGGGAGAAGACAGAGGCCACGCCGTTGGAGCTGGCCGTCATCCGCTTCACCCTGGCGCGGGCCCTGCGCATGGCCCACCGCGAGCCGGAGCGGACCCGCGCGCTCGTCACCGCCGCCCGCGACGCCGTCCTGCCCACCTCCGAGCCTCGGCTGCTCAAGCTCTCCGAACTGGACGCGTTCCTGCGCGCGCCTTGA
- a CDS encoding tetratricopeptide repeat protein translates to MPESTPHLDEVELLDLADGIPSQSLRERAEAHLDACASCREALADFLRVRAAPAPDVHAARTAVMLSEPHTGSVRPRIPQVAQGTLLGRYVVLERLGAGGMGVVHAAYDPSLDRRIGLKLLRAPPATGGSRGMTEQLLREAQAAARTRHPHVVTVHDVGTFGDVVFIAMELVDGGTLRQHLREATRHWRDVVRLYLQAGRGLAAAHAAGVVHRDFKPDNVLVDKEGRARVTDFGLARLESTGEGDSTARRLGEGGSPEGAPALASGEGASPVPGMAPSPKAAPRVTHVAGTPGYIAPEVFTGAPADARSDQYAFCVSLYEGLHGHKPSSSEVGGLANRGNAPRAVHALIVRGLSPEPGARHPSMTALLDALERAAFPRTGAKVVAAGVGAGLLAIAAVVVVAQGPSPCADDPTRLQGVWDADRGAALRQAFEASGAPDAVAVFETTSRALDAFASAWHASRREACVATHEHGTQSEAMLDLRMNCLERRRRELTSLTEVLLAADRVGVASAPEAAQALSPLSRCADVEALSQPVPPPERPEVAVRVKAAYAKLDDARARLNADRWQDAVDRVAPIVKEAEALDYKPLLGEALLIEGQARAFLRDDVATPVLRRAMLTSLSGRDDLRAAEAAVFQVFVDGEVANRPEQAKAHAEEARAILERSGGNVDLEAQLLVHEGNSLARQRSTEAQALLQQALALQERLYGRDSPRLDRVLLAMASAQRGMGRMEESLATLHRVQRVLEKAYGPDHPKVAVLLTNLGGTLLEMQRFEEAREVFLESLHRNERIYGSDPPLRHVGGLKMNLGVLAFRLGQHDEAERRMTEARSAYMKLYPKGSLFRIRAGSNLSVVLLDRGRVTEAMALLDAVQEEVETAQADGRSDPMFAMVPANQAMCYLRLGQPERAVEAARRGVELVRRMNAETKLGEALRMLALTLIRAKRLNEAREVAREALALFHKLAGEEARPPVELEEMLGELALERGENEEALRWTERALEAWTLAAAPPVDMANTRFVLARALRRAHRDPERARALATAARDAMLPIPEPRPLSLKALDAFLREH, encoded by the coding sequence ATGCCCGAGTCCACTCCCCACCTCGACGAGGTCGAGCTGCTCGACCTCGCGGACGGCATCCCGTCACAGTCCCTGCGCGAGCGCGCCGAAGCCCACCTGGACGCCTGCGCGTCCTGCCGCGAGGCCCTGGCGGACTTCCTGCGCGTGCGCGCCGCCCCCGCGCCGGATGTGCACGCCGCGCGCACCGCGGTGATGCTTTCGGAACCGCACACGGGCTCCGTCCGGCCCCGCATCCCCCAGGTGGCGCAGGGGACGCTGCTGGGGCGCTACGTGGTGCTGGAGCGGCTGGGCGCGGGGGGCATGGGCGTCGTCCATGCGGCGTATGACCCGAGCCTCGACCGGCGCATTGGCCTGAAGCTGCTGCGCGCGCCGCCCGCCACGGGCGGTTCGCGGGGAATGACGGAGCAGCTCTTGCGCGAGGCCCAGGCCGCCGCGCGCACGCGCCACCCGCATGTCGTCACGGTGCACGACGTGGGGACGTTCGGGGACGTGGTCTTCATCGCGATGGAGTTGGTGGACGGCGGCACGCTGCGCCAGCACCTGCGTGAGGCCACGCGGCACTGGCGCGACGTGGTGCGGCTGTATCTTCAAGCGGGCAGGGGGCTCGCGGCGGCGCACGCGGCGGGCGTGGTGCACCGGGACTTCAAGCCGGACAACGTCCTCGTGGACAAGGAAGGCCGCGCCCGCGTGACGGACTTCGGCCTGGCCCGCCTGGAGTCCACCGGGGAAGGGGACAGCACCGCGCGGCGCCTCGGTGAGGGCGGGTCACCGGAAGGAGCGCCCGCGCTGGCTTCGGGGGAAGGCGCCTCTCCGGTCCCGGGCATGGCCCCGTCGCCGAAGGCGGCCCCGCGGGTCACCCACGTCGCGGGCACGCCCGGGTACATCGCGCCGGAGGTCTTCACGGGCGCTCCCGCGGACGCGCGGTCGGATCAGTACGCCTTCTGCGTGTCGCTGTACGAAGGGCTGCATGGCCACAAGCCCTCCTCCTCCGAGGTGGGAGGCCTGGCGAACCGCGGCAACGCCCCGCGCGCCGTGCACGCGCTCATCGTGCGGGGACTGTCGCCGGAGCCGGGCGCCCGCCATCCCTCCATGACGGCCCTGCTCGACGCGCTGGAGCGGGCGGCCTTCCCTCGCACCGGCGCGAAGGTGGTGGCCGCGGGCGTGGGCGCGGGCCTGCTCGCCATCGCGGCCGTGGTGGTGGTGGCCCAGGGGCCGTCGCCCTGCGCGGACGACCCCACGCGCCTCCAGGGCGTCTGGGACGCGGACCGCGGGGCGGCGCTGCGTCAGGCCTTCGAGGCCTCGGGCGCGCCGGATGCCGTCGCCGTCTTCGAGACGACCTCCCGCGCGCTGGACGCCTTCGCCTCCGCCTGGCACGCCAGCCGCCGCGAGGCATGCGTGGCCACGCACGAGCACGGAACCCAGTCCGAGGCCATGCTGGACCTCCGGATGAACTGCCTGGAGCGCCGCCGCCGCGAGCTGACCTCGCTCACGGAGGTGCTCCTCGCCGCGGACCGGGTGGGCGTCGCCAGTGCCCCGGAGGCCGCCCAGGCGCTCAGCCCGCTGTCGCGCTGCGCGGACGTGGAGGCCCTTTCCCAGCCCGTGCCCCCGCCGGAGCGGCCGGAGGTCGCCGTCCGCGTGAAGGCCGCGTACGCGAAGCTGGACGACGCTCGCGCCCGGCTCAACGCGGACCGCTGGCAGGACGCCGTGGACCGCGTCGCCCCCATCGTGAAGGAGGCGGAGGCGCTGGACTACAAGCCGCTGCTGGGCGAGGCGCTGCTCATCGAGGGCCAGGCCCGCGCCTTCCTGCGCGACGATGTCGCGACCCCGGTGCTGCGCCGCGCGATGCTGACGTCGCTGTCGGGGCGGGACGACCTGCGTGCCGCCGAGGCGGCGGTGTTCCAGGTCTTCGTCGATGGCGAGGTGGCGAACCGTCCTGAACAGGCGAAGGCCCACGCCGAGGAGGCCCGGGCCATCCTGGAGCGCTCTGGCGGCAACGTGGACCTGGAGGCGCAGTTGCTCGTCCACGAGGGCAATTCCCTTGCGCGGCAGCGCTCGACGGAGGCACAGGCGCTGCTCCAGCAGGCGCTGGCGCTGCAGGAGCGACTGTATGGGCGCGACTCGCCCCGGCTCGACCGCGTGCTGCTCGCGATGGCGTCCGCCCAGCGGGGCATGGGGCGCATGGAGGAGTCGCTCGCAACGCTCCATCGCGTCCAGCGCGTGCTGGAGAAAGCCTACGGCCCGGACCACCCGAAGGTCGCCGTCCTGCTCACCAACCTGGGGGGAACCTTGTTGGAGATGCAGCGCTTCGAGGAGGCGCGGGAGGTCTTTCTGGAGAGCCTCCACCGCAATGAGCGCATCTACGGCTCCGACCCACCGCTGCGCCACGTCGGCGGCTTGAAGATGAACCTGGGCGTGCTGGCCTTTCGACTGGGGCAGCATGATGAGGCCGAGCGGCGCATGACGGAGGCCCGTTCCGCCTACATGAAGCTGTATCCCAAGGGCTCCCTCTTCCGCATCCGCGCGGGCTCCAACCTGTCCGTCGTGCTCCTGGACCGCGGCCGGGTCACCGAGGCCATGGCGCTGCTGGACGCGGTGCAGGAGGAGGTCGAGACGGCGCAGGCCGACGGCCGCAGTGATCCGATGTTCGCGATGGTCCCCGCCAACCAGGCCATGTGCTACCTGCGCCTGGGGCAGCCGGAGCGCGCCGTCGAGGCGGCGAGGCGCGGCGTGGAACTCGTGCGGCGGATGAACGCGGAGACCAAGCTGGGCGAGGCGCTGCGGATGCTGGCCCTCACGCTCATCCGGGCGAAGCGCCTCAACGAAGCCCGGGAGGTGGCGCGCGAGGCCCTGGCCTTGTTCCACAAGCTCGCGGGTGAAGAGGCCCGGCCCCCCGTGGAGTTGGAGGAGATGCTGGGCGAATTGGCCCTGGAGCGGGGAGAGAACGAAGAGGCCCTCCGGTGGACGGAGCGCGCCCTGGAGGCCTGGACCCTGGCGGCGGCACCGCCCGTGGACATGGCCAACACCCGCTTCGTCCTGGCCCGCGCGCTGCGCCGGGCCCACCGGGACCCCGAGCGCGCGAGAGCGCTCGCCACGGCCGCCCGCGACGCAATGCTCCCCATCCCCGAGCCCCGCCCCCTGAGCCTCAAGGCGCTGGACGCGTTCCTGCGCGAACACTGA
- a CDS encoding N-acetylornithine carbamoyltransferase, with product MKHVTRIQDLGPEGVEAVLSQAAAWKQKDPGHIFPGQLLGMVFFNPSLRTRTSFEAVMLRAGGHAIVLDVGSGVWKLEDRPGAVMNADRAEHIKEASPVLSRFVDMLGIRTFSQGGGDEEDEADPVINAFRKWATVPVVSMESAREHPCQGLADALTLRETFGTTKKLPVTLTWAPHIKPLPKAVPNSFLLSAAAAGCEVRVAHPPGFDLHPAVRAEAEAYAKATGGSITYTHDQDEALVGSRAVYAKSWGPTAQTASTPTDVAALLASYSGWMPTRRHMAKASKDAAFLHCLPVRRNVEVADEVLDHSSSRVVDEAGNRYHVQRALLAWMRGG from the coding sequence ATGAAGCATGTCACCCGCATCCAGGACCTGGGCCCGGAAGGCGTCGAGGCGGTCCTCTCGCAGGCGGCCGCGTGGAAGCAGAAGGATCCGGGCCACATCTTCCCGGGGCAGCTCCTGGGCATGGTGTTCTTCAACCCGTCCCTGCGCACGCGCACGTCCTTCGAGGCGGTGATGCTGCGCGCGGGCGGGCACGCCATCGTGCTCGACGTGGGCTCTGGCGTGTGGAAGCTGGAGGACCGGCCCGGCGCGGTGATGAACGCGGACCGCGCGGAGCACATCAAGGAGGCGTCGCCCGTCCTGTCGCGCTTCGTGGACATGCTCGGCATCCGCACCTTCTCCCAGGGTGGCGGTGACGAGGAGGACGAGGCCGACCCCGTCATCAACGCCTTCCGCAAGTGGGCCACCGTGCCGGTGGTGAGCATGGAGTCCGCGCGCGAGCACCCCTGCCAGGGCCTGGCGGACGCCCTCACCCTGCGAGAGACGTTCGGCACCACGAAGAAGCTGCCGGTGACGCTCACCTGGGCGCCGCACATCAAGCCGCTGCCCAAGGCCGTGCCCAACTCCTTCCTCCTGTCCGCGGCGGCCGCGGGCTGCGAGGTGCGCGTGGCGCATCCGCCGGGCTTCGACCTGCACCCGGCCGTGCGCGCGGAGGCGGAGGCGTACGCCAAGGCCACCGGCGGCAGCATCACGTACACGCACGACCAGGACGAGGCGCTGGTGGGCAGCCGCGCCGTGTACGCGAAGTCCTGGGGCCCCACCGCCCAGACGGCGAGCACGCCCACGGACGTGGCGGCGCTGCTCGCGTCGTACTCGGGCTGGATGCCCACGCGCCGGCACATGGCGAAGGCCTCGAAGGACGCGGCCTTCCTGCACTGCCTGCCCGTGCGCCGCAACGTGGAGGTCGCCGACGAGGTGCTGGACCACTCGAGCAGCCGCGTCGTGGACGAGGCGGGCAACCGCTACCACGTGCAGCGCGCCCTCCTGGCCTGGATGCGCGGCGGCTGA
- a CDS encoding arginine repressor: MNLDDAILELISRQDVPDQFVLQSLLEEAGHTPSQSTLSRRLKKLSVAKVNGRYQRAEPPAAPVPLAPSVTIIEAPPNMLVLKTAPGYAQIFGLALDREELEGLAGTVAGDDTIFIAVRDPSYLRDVREAVEELIQRGP; encoded by the coding sequence ATGAACCTGGACGACGCCATCCTTGAGCTCATCTCCCGGCAGGACGTTCCGGATCAGTTCGTCCTGCAGTCGCTGCTCGAAGAGGCGGGGCACACGCCCAGCCAGTCCACGCTGTCGCGGCGGCTGAAGAAGCTGAGCGTGGCGAAGGTGAACGGGCGCTATCAGCGCGCGGAGCCGCCAGCGGCGCCCGTGCCGCTCGCGCCGTCGGTGACCATCATCGAAGCGCCGCCCAACATGCTGGTGCTGAAGACGGCGCCCGGCTACGCGCAGATCTTCGGGCTGGCGCTGGACCGCGAGGAGCTGGAGGGTCTGGCGGGCACGGTGGCGGGGGACGACACCATCTTCATCGCGGTGAGGGATCCGTCGTACCTGCGCGACGTGCGCGAGGCGGTGGAGGAGCTCATCCAGCGCGGCCCGTGA